The following are encoded together in the Penicillium digitatum chromosome 3, complete sequence genome:
- a CDS encoding Ribose/galactose isomerase, whose product MSTPFRIVMACDEAGVPYKDAIKATLEKNPLVAEIIDVGVNSSSDKTAYPHPAVEGAKLIMDGKADRGLFICGTGLGVAIAANKVPGIRAVTAHDPFSVERSILSNDAQVLCMGQRVIGVELAKKLATDWLNYRFDPKSASAAKVQAIKDYELQFRTAA is encoded by the coding sequence ATGTCGACTCCCTTCCGCATTGTCATGGCCTGCGACGAGGCTGGTGTCCCATACAAGGATGCCATCAAGGCCACTCTAGAGAAGAACCCTCTTGTTGCCGAGATCATTGATGTTGGTGTCAACTCATCCTCCGATAAGACTGCCTACCCTCACCCTGCCGTCGAAGGTGCCAAGCTCATCATGGATGGCAAGGCTGATCGTGGTCTCTTCATTTGCGGCACTGGTCTGGGTGTTGCCATCGCAGCGAACAAAGTGCCTGGTATCCGAGCTGTGACTGCCCACGATCCCTTCTCGGTTGAGCGCTCCATATTGAGCAACGACGCCCAAGTCCTGTGCATGGGGCAGCGTGTCATCGGTGTCGAgttggccaagaagctcGCTACAGACTGGCTGAACTACCGCTTCGACCCCAAGtccgcctctgctgccaAGGTCCAGGCTATCAAGGACTATGAGCTCCAGTTCCGCACTGCTGCTTAG
- a CDS encoding Tetratricopeptide-like helical produces MAQELKAKGNELFKSGDYSGAEDFYSQAIQKNPKDATFFTNRAITRSKLAKWADVERDARAAIEIYGLKNPAALKSHYYLAQALLSLQRPQEAYDVASDAYQQSLAAKSPQTENLSQTVLRAKQQIWAARETSRLRELNETLGSVEALVEADVTRALAELQGRLERGEIGEIGFGEDQKALREDAENKIRNLREAFRVASNGEVQERVVPDYLIDGITFEIMHDPVMTPSGCS; encoded by the exons ATGGCTCAAGAACTCAAAGCAAAGGGCAACGAGCTCTTTAAATCCGGAGATTACAGCGGTGCCGAAGACTTCTATTCCCAAGC AATCCAAAAGAACCCCAAAGATGCAACCTTCTTCACAAACCGCGCGATAACGCGAAGCAAGCTCGCCAAGTGGGCCGACGTCGAACGTGACGCCCGCGCCGCAATCGAAATCTACGGTCTAAAGAACCCCGCCGCCCTAAAAAGCCACTACTACCTCGCTCAGGCCCTTTTAAGCCTACAGCGCCCACAGGAAGCATACGACGTCGCGTCCGACGCGTACCAACAGAGTCTCGCAGCGAAGAGTCCTCAGACGGAGAACCTGTCGCAGACCGTATTGCGCGCAAAGCAGCAGATCTGGGCTGCGCGGGAGACATCCCGGTTGCGCGAGCTGAATGAAACTCTGGGCTCTGTCGAGGCGCTCGTTGAGGCTGATGTGACGCGTGCGCTGGCAGAATTGCAGGGTCGTCTAGAGCGAGGGGAGATTGGGGAGATTGGGTTTGGGGAGGATCAGAAAGCGTTGCGGGAGGATGCGGAGAACAAGATTAGGAATTTGAGGGAGGCATTTCGAGTTGCTTCTAACGGCGAGGTTCAGGAAAgg GTTGTTCCTGACTATCTCATTGATGGGATCACATTTGAGATCATGCATGATCCGGTTATGACACCGTCGGGG TGTTCATGA
- a CDS encoding Dihydroorotate reductase PyrE, putative, with protein MAWRASVRTRALPTSRLTQRPSALLPKRAPRCPGASRYASDSAVSASAEAAKEKVKDATKEAAKEVPRKAGRGSKKALYGTSLALTLLVGYIYGTDTRASAHRYAVVPLIRLLWPDAEDAHHIGVENLKMLYQYGLHPRERGDPDRDGALATEVFGYTISNPIGISAGLDKNAEVPDPLFDVGPAIVEVGGTTPLPQEGNPKPRVFRLPSQHAMINRYGLNSKGADHMAKVLKQRVADFAYAAGFGSHEKSEQRVLDGEANVPPGSLIPGKLLAVQVAKNKLTPDGDIDAIKRDYVYCVDRVAPYADILVVNVSSPNTPGLRDLQAAAPLTAILTAVVASAKNVERKTKPYVMVKVSPDEDSNEQISGICEAIWNSGVDGVIVGNTTNRRPDPVPRGFVLPAEEQKTLKETGGYSGPQLFDRSVALVARYRALLDQGPPSTTDSDKSVEVSNLPRKVIFASGGITTGKEAREALKAGASVAMMYTGVVYGGIGTVTRVKQELREELQKK; from the exons ATGGCCTGGAGAGCCAGCGTCCGGACTCGCGCCCTTCCCACCTCCCGCTTGACCCAACGGCCGTCGGCATTGCTACCGAAGCGGGCCCCGCGCTGCCCCGGTGCTTCACGATATGCTTCAGATTCGGCTGTATCTGCGTCCGCCGAGGCAGCCAAGGAGAAAGTGAAGGATGCCACAAAGGAGGCCGCCAAGGAGGTTCCTCGCAAAGCGGGACGTGGCTCCAAGAAGGCTTTGTACGGTACCTCGTTGGCCTTGACACTGCTGGTGGGCTACATTTATGGAACCGACACCAGAGCTAGTGCCCACAGATACGCGGTTGTACCCTTGATCCGCCTCTTGTGGCCCGATGCGGAGGATGCGCACCACATCGGCGTGGAGAATTTGAAGATGCTCTACCAGTATGGTCTTCACCCACGCGAGCGTGGCGACCCGGATCGTGATGGCGCTCTAGCAACTGAG GTCTTTGGATACACCATCTCCAACCCCATCGGTATCTCCGCCGGTCTGGACAAGAATGCCGAGGTCCCTGATCCGCTGTTCGACGTCGGTCCCGCCATCGTCGAGGTCGGTGGCACCACCCCTCTGCCACAGGAAGGAAACCCTAAGCCTCGAGTGTTCCGACTGCCCTCTCAACATGCCATGATCAACCGCTACGGCCTCAACTCCAAGGGCGCAGACCACATGGCAAAGGTTCTGAAGCAGCGCGTAGCTGACTTCGCCTACGCCGCCGGATTCGGCTCGCATGAAAAATCCGAGCAGCGCGTCCTGGATGGCGAAGCCAACGTCCCCCCCGGAAGTCTTATCCCAGGCAAGCTTCTCGCCGTGCAAGTTGCTAAGAACAAGCTCACCCCTGACGGAGACATCGACGCCATCAAGCGCGATTACGTCTATTGCGTGGACCGGGTTGCGCCGTACGCCGATATCCTCGTCGTGAATGTCTCCAGCCCCAACACCCCAGGCCTGCGCGACCTCCAAGCCGCCGCACCTCTCACAGCAATCTTGACCGCGGTTGTCGCCTCCGCCAAGAACGTCGAGCGCAAGACCAAGCCCTACGTGATGGTCAAGGTCAGTCCCGATGAGGACTCCAACGAGCAGATCTCGGGCATCTGCGAAGCTATCTGGAACTCTGGCGTCGACGGTGTCATCGTCGGCAACACCACCAACCGTCGACCCGACCCCGTGCCCCGGGGCTTTGTCCTCCCCGCCGAGGAACAGAAGACCCTCAAGGAAACCGGTGGTTACTCCGGCCCCCAGCTGTTTGACCGCTCTGTTGCACTCGTCGCTCGCTACCGTGCCCTGCTTGACCAGGGACCCCCGTCTACGACCGACTCGGACAAGTCTGTTGAGGTATCTAACCTTCCCCGGAAGGTAATCTTCGCTTCCGGTGGTATCACTACCGGTAAAGAGGCGCGCGAGGCCCTCAAGGCTGGCGCTTCGGTCGCTATGATGTATACTGGCGTTGTCTACGGTGGTATTGGCACTGTCACGCGTGTCAAGCAGGAGCTGCGTGAGGAGCTGCAAAAGAAATAA
- a CDS encoding Ribosome-interacting GTPase 1 domain protein produces the protein MFQSYFLLLRAPRNDLDRAVRPDRVMHNIAPAIFGAPISIDEFKFKGLETVRNRDWCEDLKPPVHNPQPTIPRKRSQSHRLVHERSASDSHPSHTAGPAPLSPATPVFNLETPRPDRSVGLSDESLVNNLEPKMGRSTARSFLLDLQDTTSLVSDPHVTPLGLRFPFLIVEVKAGSTRDFAKPFRATFCSKFGLG, from the exons ATGTTCCAATCATACTTCCTTCTTCTACGCGCTCCTCGCAACGATCTCGATCGAGCAGTCCGTCCCGACCGAGTGATGCACAATATCGCGCCGGCTATCTTCGGCGCGCCAATAT CAATTGATGAGTTCAAGTTCAAGGGGCTTGAGACTGTGCGTAATCGAG ACTGGTGCGAAGACCTGaaaccaccagtccacaaccCTCAACCTACCATCCCACGGAAACGAAGTCAGTCACATCGCCTTGTACATGAAAGATCCGCCAGCGATAGCCACCCTTCGCATACAGCTGGACCAGCACCCCTGTCACCAGCTACTCCCGTGTTCAACTTAGAAACCCCACGTCCAGATAGATCCGTTGGGTTGTCGGATGAGAGTTTGGTCAATAACCTCGAGCCTAAGATGGGCCGCAGTACCGCCCGAAGCTTTCTACTTGACTTGCAAGATACCACTAGTCTTGTCAGCGATCCACACGTCACCCCCTTGGGCCTTCGTTTCCCATTTTTGATAGTCGAGGTAAAGGCAGGTTCGACTAGAG ATTTTGCGAAACCTTTCAGAGCTACATTCTGCTCAAAATTCGGGTTGGGATAG
- a CDS encoding RNA polymerase II-associated, Paf1, which yields MSSKSKESHSSGGFHQEYIASLRYRNDLPPPDMPPKFLDIPHEGLSRFLTPGFASNLARREEPNIEVDAEGGMPIDLVGIPGLHLGDESAIMAPENPQPIDPADLPLLMTIEQLRNPAPRNTNVSFLRRTQHIGVDRSAGDGSRPASIKTQSRAAKKGKPHVDDPKHVKKFIQKGFDIAYPQSKHSGEDTDSHIRGLPPTKAETDAWANPVNPENPKLKPVGFFPVMPDLEGFPDPGGYLQFKFDKAPLTAVAGKRDRRMDVGILTPVAPEQRVCQEHESKVNLHHTNPALYAHPGPVPYDYQLFLPERPQSVKNIEASMNLSNRNRDSEDLYTNESAEGHKFHRYDRIRTYATSAQVFNTEQKDIALTLFKPKNGDTRQLAAYYYPISGKARLKPERSRTIAQAGLAPTSTQQEEIEERIDQMQVVMRDPNEAEIYKRALTRLRVDPKFASSMPPEPVAREEEQPLEHEETEKLADEDLRMSDDE from the exons ATGTCTTCCAAATCCAAGGAGAGCCATTCTTCAGGTGGCTTTCACCAGGAGTACATTGCGTCCCTCCGCTATCGCAATGATCTCCCTCCCCCGGACATGCCCCCAAAGTTCCTTGATATCCCACACGAGGGCTTGAGTCGCTTCCTCACCCCCGGGTTTGCTTCAAACCTGGCACGCCGTGAGGAGCCTAACATTGAAGTCGATGCCGAAGGTGGAATGCCAATTGACCTTGTCGGTATTCCGGGGTTACATTTGGGCGACGAGAGTG CTATCATGGCACCTGAGAATCCTCAGCCCATAGACCCTGCCGACCTTCCCCTTCTCATGACTATTGAGCAACTCCGAAACCCTGCGCCCAGGAATACCAATGTCAGTTTCCTCCGCCGTACACAACACATCGGTGTCGATCGCAGTGCCGGAGATGGATCCCGCCCTGCATCCATTAAAACACAATCACGCGCTGCGAAGAAAGGAAAGCCTCATGTGGATGACCCGAAGCATGTTAAGAAATTCATCCAAAAAGGGTTCGACATCGCGTACCCCCAGAGTAAACACTCTGGAGAAGACACCGATAGCCACATTCGTGGTCTTCCCCCCACGAAGGCAGAAACCGATGCCTGGGCTAATCCCGTTAATCCCGAAAATCCGAAGCTGAAGCCAGTCGGTTTCTTCCCTGTGATGCCAGACCTGGAAGGGTTCCCAGACCCTGGTGGTTACCTTCAATTCAAGTTTGATAAGGCTCCTTTGACAGCCGTCGCAGGCAAGCGGGACAGGCGAATGGATGTTGGTATTCTGACACCAGTTGCGCCCGAGCAGCGCGTTTGCCAGGAGCATGAATCTAAAGTGAATCTTCACCATACAAACCCTGCTCTTTACGCCCACCCGGGCCCAGTCCCTTATGACTACCAGCTCTTCCTCCCAGAGAGGCCTCAATCAGTTAAAAATATTGAAGCAAGCATGAACCTGTCCAACCGGAACCGAGACAGTGAAGACCTCTACACCAACGAAAGTGCTGAGGGCCACAAGTTCCACCGATATGATCGCATTCGCACTTACGCCACCAGTGCTCAGGTCTTCAACACCGAGCAAAAGGACATTGCATTGACGCTTTTCAAACCCAAGAATGGCGACACTAGACAATTGGCTGCTTATTATTATCCCATCTCAGGCAAGGCCCGTCTCAAGCCGGAGCGTTCCCGCACTATTGCCCAGGCCGGTCTCGCTCCCACTTCCACTCAACAGGAAGAAATTGAGGAGCGGATTGACCAGATGCAGGTGGTGATGCGTGATCCTAACGAGGCTGAAATCTACAAGCGTGCTTTGACCCGTCTGCGCGTCGATCCAAAGTTTGCAAGCAGCATGCCACCCGAGCCCGTTGCTCGGGAAGAGGAGCAACCATTGGAGCACGAGGAAACAGAGAAGCTAGCTGATGAAGACCTTCGCATGAGCGATGACGAATAG
- a CDS encoding ADP-ribosylation factor-like protein 1, giving the protein MGGSLSRIWSLLWSKKEIRILILGLDNAGKTTLLYRLKIGEVVTTIPTIGFNVESVTYKNLNLNVWDLGGQTSIRPYWRCYYANTAAVVFVIDSTDIERLGTAADELAAMLNEEELNDAALLVFANKQDQPGAKGAGEISEALKLGELRDRNWSIVACSAIDGKGINEGMDWLVQTIQSENA; this is encoded by the exons ATGGGAGGCTCACTATCGCGTATCTGGTCCCTGCTTTGGTCCAAGAAGGAGATCCGCATTCTGATTCTAGGGCTT GATAACGCTGGCAAGACTACATTGTTGTACAGACTCAAG ATTGGTGAGGTTGTTACTACGATACCTACAATCGGCTTCAACGTCGAATCGGTCACATATAAGAATCTTAATCTTAATGTCTGG GATCTTGGTGGCCAAACTTCTATTCGCCCATACTGGCGATGCTACTATGCCAACACCGCCGCAGTGGTCTTTGTCATCGACTCCACAGATATTGAGCGATTAGGGACTGCAGCAGATGAATTGGCAGCCATGTTGAATGAGGAGGAACTCAATGACGCGGCATTGCTGGTGTTTGCCAACAAACAAGATCAGCCCGGTGCCAAGGGTGCGGGCGAGATCTCAGAGGCTTTGAAACTGGGAGAGCTTCGAGACCGAAACTGGAGTATTGTTGCTTGCTCTGCTATTGATGGCAAGGGTATAAATGAGGGAATGGATTGGCTGGTG CAAACAATCCAGTCCGAGAATGCATGA
- a CDS encoding Triosephosphate isomerase produces MASHYPTLPEKLLLISLKMYFTPDRTITYLRDLLNPTNEIVHPANRDKLLLALIPDFLTIWPCAQILKDYETNLANTGTPLSPPPFLLGAQDCFWESHGAYTGEVSPASIRALGCTIVELGHAERRAICNETDSQTAHKAAATCAQSMVPLVCVGEVTTPGPIASQAVGQAVTECAVLVRAVLDAIPDDAPVIFAYEPVWAIGQPKPAGVAHVAAVVQGIRAVIGVRPGTVRVLYGGSAGPGLWGVGGLGRVVDGMFLGRFAHEIDGVREVVREVEETLALV; encoded by the coding sequence ATGGCGTCTCATTACCCTACTCTCCCAGAGAAGCTCCTTCTTATCTCTCTGAAGATGTACTTCACCCCAGACCGCACGATCACATATCTCCGCGACCTCCTCAACCCAACCAATGAGATCGTCCACCCCGCAAACCGAGACAAACTCCTCCTAGCTCTAATCCCAGACTTTCTAACCATCTGGCCCTGCGCCCAAATCCTCAAAGACTACGAAACTAACCTGGCCAACACCGGAACCCCCCTATCCCCACCCCCCTTCCTGCTCGGCGCGCAAGACTGCTTCTGGGAATCCCATGGCGCATACACAGGTGAAGTCTCGCCGGCGTCGATCCGCGCCCTGGGCTGCACAATTGTCGAACTAGGCCACGCCGAGCGCCGTGCCATCTGCAATGAAACAGATTCCCAAACTGCCCACAAGGCAGCCGCAACATGCGCCCAGTCGATGGTTCCGCTCGTCTGTGTCGGCGAGGTGACCACTCCCGGCCCCATCGCCTCCCAGGCTGTCGGCCAGGCTGTGACGGAGTGTGCGGTGCTGGTGCGTGCAGTGCTGGATGCTATCCCGGATGACGCGCCTGTGATTTTTGCTTACGAGCCTGTTTGGGCTATTGGGCAGCCGAAGCCTGCGGGGGTTGCGCACGTTGCAGCTGTTGTGCAGGGCATCCGGGCTGTGATTGGTGTCCGGCCGGGTACGGTGCGTGTCTTATATGGGGGTAGTGCGGGGCCTGGTCTTTGGGGGGTTGGTGGGCTTGGTCGTGTAGTTGATGGGATGTTTCTAGGCAGGTTCGCTCACGAAATTGATGGTGTGCGAGAGGTTGTTCGTGAAGTGGAGGAGACGCTGGCTCTGGTGTGA
- a CDS encoding Alcohol dehydrogenase superfamily, zinc-containing: protein MSVHPIPPIQIAAVIASTTRVFWSIGKVVKVGPEVDEKQWMGTRVGIRWLYSSCRQCEVCEINHTVCPYQKNAGANVPGTFQQYIVSPALHVTRIPEQLSPDSAAPLLCAGIAMFSSIMKTKTRPGDYLAILGAGGGLGHMGIQIAAKKGLRVIAIDSGDKKKELCLSLGATDFLDYNEVDIVQAVKTKTIFGVHAVICTANSERAYEQGVQMLRPFGTLVCVGIPNKPFKLPATPFDMIVKGLTVVGNSAGTADEMDEMLAMAVSGDVKAQIDIFDLDDINDVLDRLERSDIDGRVVLRIPQ, encoded by the exons ATGTCAGTCCACCCAATCCCTCCTATTCAAATTGCTGCTGTTATCGCGTCCACGA CTCGAGTTTTCTGGA GTATTGGGAAAGTAGTCAAAG TCGGTCCAGAAGTTGACGAGAAACAATGGATGGGCACGCGAGTTGGTATCAG ATGGCTCTACAGCTCTTGTCGCCAGTGTGAAGTTTGTGAAATCAACCATACCGTATGCCCGTATCAGAAGAACGCTGGTGCA AATGTACCTGGAACCTTCCAGC AGTATATTGTCAGTCCAGCACTCCATGTGACAAGAATTCCGGAGCAACTTTCACCAGATAGTGCCGCGCCTCTTCTGTGTG CTGGAATTGCAATGTTTTCTTCTATAATGAAGACCAAGACTCGCCCGGGAGACTACCTTGCCATCCTTGGGGCTGGGGGTGGCCTTGGTCATAT GGGAATTCAAATTGCCGCTAAGAAGGGCCTTAGGGTCATTGCGATTGACAG CGGAGATAAGAAAAAAGAACTATGCCTTTCGCTTGGAGCTACGGACTTCCTGGACTACAACGAAGTAGACATTGTCCAGGCAGTCAAAACCAAGACAATCTTCGGTGTCCATGCTGTCATCTGCACTGCCAACAGCGAGCGAGCATACGAACAAGGTGTGCAGATGTTGCGTCCCTTCGGGACGCTGGTCTGTGTCGGTATTCCCAACAAGCCATTCAAGCTGCCAGCCACGCCATTCGATATGATTGTCAAGG GTCTCACTGTTGTCGGAAACTCCGCAGGAACAGCGGATGAGATGGATGAAATGCTGGCTATGGCCGTGTCTGGCGATGTGAAGGCGCAGATTGACATCTTTGACTTGGACGATATCAATGATGTGTTGGACCGCCTAGAGCGCTCTGATATTGATGGCAGAGTGGTGTTGAGAATCCCCCAATAG
- a CDS encoding Actin/actin-like, protein MVGKKSGKALRDEGLERTDNNMELSSWPQIPAINQKNYYTDYLKRDDQNLAFRLQNEEARTKMTKKAKDHDRALAMAKIETAEGEGEADGDAHMEDAEETPAEMAGSKVIVIHMGSQNLRIGLASDALPKTLPMVIARKAATNESEDHDEPKPKRFKHDDGSEMEPEKAFGPEWSSHFNRMSADLKVHMRQNKRRMLPNSKEMVVNYNRRTVPEVISEHNDPMRAEWTELSNPPPEYIVGQPALRVPDSSKPRYKLYWPIRNGWCNEMDYTSKGSLFLDISLIVEDAIKNQLRLTSKKDWTQYSCVFVIPDLYDKSYVTQVLDMLMREFAFARVCFIQESLAATFGAGFTSACVVDIGAQKTSICCVEEGMCIENSRVNLKYGGQDMTETFIKMMLHDHFPYADINLRRRHDFLLAEELKKNICTMNEASVSPQVFDFHLRVAGQDTRKYTFKAFDEVHLAPMGVFEPAIFDNSDKITGRRTLIDRSVDIYDGSPNDPTSAAQSEILTAMAPPLPSHRKANGESNLAVPDVQATPSRPQYPHALNKVQDLESTPRSSVAGSPGPENIGTPQAGGTSTPAATTTAAQAPRPPSVEDRDDIMPVFGLDNAILTSIAHAARSDEKKMRDFIGGIMVVGGGSLTSGFHLFLEERLQALRPGFSKEIMIGTPPRDLDPQVVVWKGASIFGKLSGTNDSWIGRLEITVLVSSLPLFLPLYKPLTFFTLKPPFSFA, encoded by the exons ATGGTTGGAAAGAAGTCGGGCAAGGCCCTCCGTGATGAGG GCCTGGAGCGGACTGACAATAATATGGAACTATCCAGCTGGCCGCAGATACCAGCAATCAACCAGAAGAACTACTACAC TGATTACTTGAAACGAGACGATCAAAACCTCGCGTTCCGACTCCAAAATGAAGAAGCAAGGACGAAGATGAccaaaaaagcaaaggaTCATGACCGGGCCCTCGCTATGGCCAAGATTGAGACTGCGGAAGGCGAGGGTGAAGCAGATGGCGACGCTCACATGGAGGATGCAGAGGAGACCCCGGCCGAAATGGCTGGCTCCAAAGTTATTGTCATCCACATGGGCAGTCAGAACCTCCGGATTGGACTTGCCAGTGACGCACTACCGAAGACGTTGCCTATGGTAATTGCTAGGAAAGCAGCTACCAACGAGTCCGAAGATCATGATGAACCTAAGCCTAAGAGGTTTAAACACGATGATGGCTCTGAAATGGAGCCCGAAAAGGCCTTTGGACCCGAA TGGTCGTCTCATTTCAATCGGATGTCTGCGGATTTAAAGGTGCACATGCGACAGAACAAGCGAAGAATGCTTCCAAACTCCAAGGAGATGGTAGTTAACTATAACCGCCGAACTGTGCCAGAGGTTATCTCTGAACACAATGACCCAATGCGTGCTGAATGGACCGAACTTTCTAATCCCCCACCAGAATATATTGTCGGGCAGCCGGCCCTGCGGGTACCGGATTCTTCAAAACCTCGATACAAGCTGTATTGGCCAATCCGGAATGGTTGGTGCAATGAGATGGACTACACAAGCAAGGGATCTCTCTTCTTGGATATTTCATTGATCGTGGAAGATGCGATCAAGAATCAACTGCGCTTGACGAGCAAGAAGGACTGGACCCAGTATTCGTGTGTGTTCGTCATCCCGGATCTTTACGACAAATCCTACGTCACCCAAGTCTTAGATATGTTGATGCGAGAGTTTGCATTCGCTCGGGTTTGTTTCATCCAAGAGAGTCTGGCAGCCACCTTTGGTGCCGGCTTTACCTCGGCATGTGTCGTCGATATTGGAGCGCAGAAGACTTCGATCTGCTGCGTAGAAGAAGGCATGTGCATTGAGAACTCCCGAGTGAACCTGAAGTATGGTGGCCAAGACATGACCGAAACGTTCATCAAAATGATGCTGCACGATCACTTCCCCTATGCCGATATCAACCTACGGCGTAGACACGACTTCCTTCTGGCTGAAGAGCTCAAGAAGAACATTTGCACCATGAATGAAGCTAGCGTTTCTCCACAAGTCTTTGACTTCCACCTTCGTGTGGCAGGCCAAGACACACGAAAGTATACATTCAAGGCTTTTGACGAAGTTCACCTTGCGCCAATGGGTGTTTTTGAGCCTGCTATTTTCGACAACTCCGACAAAATTACCGGGAGACGGACCTTGATCGATCGGTCTGTTGACATCTACGATGGATCACCTAATGATCCTACTTCTGCAGCCCAGTCAGAGATTTTGACCGCGATGGCTCCTCCCCTCCCCTCTCATCGCAAGGCAAATGGCGAGTCTAACTTGGCAGTGCCGGATGTCCAGGCCACACCAAGTCGCCCTCAATACCCTCATGCCTTAAACAAAGTCCAAGACTTGGAGAGCACACCTCGATCTTCTGTCGCTGGCTCCCCAGGACCGGAGAACATAGGGACTCCTCAAGCAGGAGGGACAAGCACACCCGCTGCCACGACCACTGCAGCCCAAGCCCCTCGCCCTCCTTCGGTGGAAGATCGAGATGACATAATGCCTGTGTTCGGCCTGGACAATGCTATCCTGACCTCCATCGCCCACGCAGCTCGTTCGGACGAGAAGAAGATGCGGGATTTCATCGGCGGTATAATGGTCGTCGGTGGAGGCAGCTTGACTAGCGGGTTCCATCTCTTCCTGGAAGAGCGACTGCAGGCCCTGCGCCCTGGCTTCTCAAAGGAGATCATGATTGGAACACCTCCCAGAGACCTCGATCCCCAGGTCGTTGTGTGGAAGGGGGCCAGTATTTTCGGCAAACTTAGCGGCACAAATGACAGTTGGATCGGAAGACTAGA AATTACTGTCTTAGTGTCCTCCCTACCGCTGTTCTTGCCTCTCTACAAGCCCTTGACTTTTTTCACG TTAAAACCACCATTTTCATTTGCCTAA